From the genome of Desulfatibacillum aliphaticivorans DSM 15576:
AAGCCCTGCAGGCATTAAGATACATATTCGCCTTTTTAACGCTTTTTCTGGCCTACGCCGCGGCGAAAAAGCGAGGCGCACAAACATCTTTGGCTTTGATGGGTCTGTTTTTTCCCGCATTCGCTATTTGCACGGGATACGGACCGGTGCGAGCCCAGGGGTTCACCTATTTCTTTTTCGCGCTTACTCTCTATTTGCTGGAGACTTGCCGGCTGAGCCAGCGGTTCAAGCCTCTTTGGCTTTTCCCTCCTGTAATCCTGCTTTGGTGCAATCTCCACGGAGGCTTTGTCGCAGGACTGGCCGTAATCGGCCTTTATGCAGCGGGAGAGTTTTTGTCCCGAAAACCCTGGAAGCCCTATTTGTTCATTCTGGCGCCGTGCCTGGCCGCCACTTTGATCAATCCTTACGGTTGGGCCTACTGGCCTTATTTGATCAAGGCCATTCTAATGCCAAGGCCCGAGATTTATGAGTGGATGTCTATATGGAAAGCTATGTCCATGGGCTTCAAACACCTGTCCATCCCCTTGTTCATGGGGCTTTTTCCTTTAGCTTTGCTTTTCTGCCTGAAACCTTTGCAAAAAAACTGGTCCGCCGTGCTGGTTCTGGCCGCGGTCAGTTGGATGGCTTTTTCCCACATGAGGCATATCCCGTTCATGGGGATTGCCATGGCGGCGCTTTTACCTTCCGGGGCCGACTATTTCATAAAGACCAAATCCCGGGAAGCCTCCATTCTGTTAGGGGCAGCCTTGCTTTCCATGGCCTGCCTGGCCGTGTTGAACGCCAAGGTGGTCCGGGCGCATTTTCAGTATCCGCACGTGTTACGAAACCCGTTGTCCATACAAGCGCTGCCCGAAAGCCAGGTATTGCCCGGGCAGATGGCCTACCCGGTGGACGGCGTTGCTTTCCTCAGGGAAAAGGGCTTGCACGGCAATATTCTAACGGAATTCGACTGGGGGCAGTTTGTCATGTGGTCCTTGCCGGATTCCAAGGTGTCCATGGACGGGCGGTACGAAACCGTTTATCCGGACAAGGTCTGCCGGGAGTATTTCGCCTTTGCTTACGGAAGGCCGGGCGCCGGGGAATATTTGACCAAATATCCCCACGAAATGGCGCTGCTAAAAGACCGGTCCATCACCAGCGCGCAGCTTGCCGCCTCTCCTGACTGGCTTCTCGCGTACAAAGGCGACGGCTGCGTGATTTTTGTGCACAAAGGATTTTTGAAAAGAGGCTAACCATTTCAGGTGTTTAATGGAAAATCCCTAAGAAAATAAGTCTCTTCACAACACAAATCATTTTCAGAGAGTTACTTACAACTTGAGGATGTCCCCATAAATCCCAAGACTTTACAGAATAGTATCATACATAAACAATGGAATTAAGCTACCAATTCTTTGGCTTGACTACAATCTTTCCGTCAGAACATTGGTATGGGTCGGGAAACTGATGTTTTTGATAGGCAGAACTTTTTACCTTAAAAGAGTCTGGAGATAAGCTCTTTAAACTTTCGTTTTTTCTACCGTAGGGGAAAGCAAAAATAGTTTTCTTGTCAGGGTACAATACGTTTGAAGTTTTTACTGCTGGTGCAATATCCGTATCGCCACTTAATATCACTATCATGCCACATGAATTGTTTGCATACAATTCCATTAGCTTTACAGCTATGGCAACGTCCGTTTCTTTTTCTTCATGTGTATGCCACGCATGCTTGCAAGATGGACACCTTGCGTTTTTTCTTTTGAATTCGTGCATTTGGATAATAACACCAGTATCCTCAAAACACTTGATTAACGCCTTGTGTCGCTTCACTACGTCAGGGTCAAAAGGAATTCTGTGGCGTGCAAAAGCAGAAAAATAGTAGACATCACCGAGTGTCACCTTTTGGCCTGCCACTTTAGTATAGTGGGGGTGATAGCTAAAAAGCATTTCTTTTAAGTTCAACCACTTGGTTGAATTGCCAATCTTTTGCTGTGCTTCGCGTGTTGAGTGGTATAGATTGAAACCGTCAACTAGGAAGTTCACTTTTGTCATGCAGTACTCGGCTTGGTTAAATTTTTGCCATTGATGTCCCTAAATGTTCCCCTCCCCCCAAAAAAAAACCCGCCAGGTCGTAACCCAGCGGGGGGCCAGAAGGCTCCGGGGAGTCCCTCTGGGGATGATAATCTTATATGAATATTATACCCATTTTTTGTCGCATGTCAAGGAAAAATTCCATTTGAATTTCATTCGTAAGCATGGCGTGTCGTTCCGTCTTAGTAGACAGGTGTTCTGCGGGACGTCCCTGACCGTGTTCTGCGGGACATCCCTGACTAATTGACTAACTATGTATCTCATTGAAATCATGTTTTTTTATAGCTTTTGCCAGATTGACTTTCCAATTGAAGCCGTTTTTTTCAATGGGCGGGTCCGGATTAGGGCCTAGCATTCCATACTGGAAAGCCCTCCAGGGGAAACGCCGGACTCCTTTTGTAGAGAGCTGTCTAAAGCGTTAGAGGCGACCATTTGAAAAAAGACTAACTGCTTCATCTTTCAGGAATAGCCGCCAGCATCTTGGATGCAATCCCGAAAGGTGACTAACTGCTCTTTCGGATGTCCTTGCTGCCTTTGGGGGGCTCCCACCGGAGGCCGCCTTTGAAGCCGTAGGCCTTATAAAGATACACCGTGCGGACGAGCTCAGGCTCCGCCTTAAAGGGTTTTTTCCGGTAAAGTTCCAACGGCACGGGAGCGCTTACGGACTCAAACACCTTGCGCAGCTTTTTCACTTCATTATCGTGGCGGGAAACCCCAATGGCGTCCATGCCCATCAGGTCTTCATCCTTCCACCAATAATCGTAGACATTGGGCCGCTTCCATTTGTTGATGGAAACCGTTTCGGGCCGGCCGGGGACGTAAAAAGCCAGTTCGCTGGCTTCCTGGTAGCGGAAGCCAAAGAGAAAGGTGTTGTCCGGGTCGGGCATTTCAGCCTGCATGGCCGCCGCCTTTTCTCCGATTTCGTCCCAGCCGCCCAGTTCCGTCGCAGGGCGGTCCAAGTCCGGAGAAAGGGGAAGAATGGGAAAGACAACCTGCACCAAAACCAGGATGGTGAAAGCGTAGGAAATGCCCAGAGTCCATTTCCACAGCCTGGGCTTGGCGTTGGAGAAAAAGGCCGCAGCCAGCACGCAGGCGCCCAGGTAGGCGGCCCCGGGCCAATTGCCGTAAATCCGGGTATGGAAGGAAAGCAGGGTGAATCCGGCGAACATGGGGAAGGAGGTCCAGAATAGCAGGGGAATGATCCACTTGCGCCGGTTGTAATCCCTTTTGATAACGCGGATCCAGGCCCACAAAGCCAGGATGAAAACCAGGGGCGACAAGAGCGCGGCCTGGCTGCCCATGAGGTCCCCGAAATACTTAAAATGGAGGGTGAAAGACTCGCCGGCGCCTCCGATATACGCCACGTGCCTGGCGGAGTTCCAGCCATGGGCTGCGTTCCAATACAGGACCGGAGCAAACATCAGTAAACCGAAGACAACGCCTGCATAAGGCTTGATGGATGCCAGCCGGCCCCTGTGCTCTTTGGAAAAGATCATGTAGATCAGCAGGCCGGGCCCGAAAATAACCATGGTGAATTTGGACAGCAGCCCGAATCCGAACCAAAAGCCCGTGCTCAGCCACTGCTTCCATTCATGATCTTCGCAGGCCCTGGCGCCGTGCCATGTGGCCCCGGCCCATGCCATGGCCTGTAGCCCGTCGCAGGTGGCTAAAAGGCCGCCTACGTTGAATTCCAATACTCCTTGCGTCAACAAGGCCGCGGCCACGGCCACGCGGCCGGAAAAATACCGTCCCGCCAGGAGAACCAGATACGCGCTGGCGACGCCCATGGAAAGCACGGAAGGCAGGCGTACGGCGAACTCATTAACGCCGAAGATTTCCGTGCTCAGCCTGATGGCCCAGCCAAGCAGGGGGGCCTGATCGTGGTATCCCCACGCCAGATGCCGCCCCCACTGCCAGTAATTCGTTTCGTCCGGGGATAATAGAAAGGCCGCGGAATACACGAGGCGAAAGATCGTCCACCCCAGTATCCAGGCCAAGGCCAGCCTTGTATACTTTGAATTGTCTTCCAAAAATCAGAACTCCACCAGGTCCGGGTTTCGGGTTTCTATGTGCGGGAGGACCTTGTCCAGGAAGTCGTCGATGGTCACCCCGTATTTTACCTTGCCGTCCAAAGTGCGGACCGCAAGGGTTTGGGCTGCTTCCTCTTTGCCGCCTACGGTCAGCATCAGCGGAATTTTAGACAACTGGGCGTCGCGCACCTTTTTGTTGATGCTTTCGGCCCGCAGGTCGATCTCCATGCGCAATCCCGCCTCCTCCAGCCTGGCTTTCACCTCTTTGGCGTATCCGGCCACGTCGTCGTTCATGGCCAAAACCACCGCCTGGCACGGAGACAGCCACAAGGGGAACTTGCCCGCGTAATGCTCGATCAGGATGCCCAGGAACCGTTCGATGGAGCCATAGATGACCCTATGGATCATAACCGGCCTGTGGCGCTGGTTGTCCGCGCCCACGTAGGTGAGGTCAAAACGTTCGGGCAGGTTCATGTCCAACTGGATGGTTCCGCACTGCCAGGTCCGGCCCAGGGCGTCCTTGATGTGGATGTCGATCTTTGGTCCGTAGAAGGCGCCGTCGCCCTCGTTGATTTTATAATCCCTGCCGGATTTGTCCAGGGCGGCCCGAAGCCCCTCCGTGGCTTTTTCCCATTGCTCGTCCGTACCGATGGATTTCTCCGGCCGGGTGGAAAGCTCCAGATGAAAGCCCAGGCCGAAGGTGCTGTACATCCTTTCCACAAGCTGCAAAACGCCCAGGATTTCGTCTTCGATCATTTCTTCGGTCATGAAGATGTGGGCGTCGTCCTGGTGAAAGGCCCTGACCCGGAACAGGCCGGATAGCACGCCCGACAGCTCGTGGCGGTGCACCAGGCCGATTTCCCCGGCCCTTATGGGCAGGTCATTGTAGGAATGGTGTTTGGTCTTGTACAAGAGCATGCCGCCGGGGCAATTCATGGGCTTGATGGCGTAGTCGAAATCTTCGATCAGGGAGGTGTACATGTTCTCCCGGTAATTTTCCCAATGACCGCTGCGCTCCCAGAGGCTTTTGTTGAGCATGATGGGGGTTTTGGTCTCTACGTACCCGGCCTTTTTATGCTCTTCGCGCCAATAGGCCAAAAGCGCGTTCCAAAGCTCCATCCCGCGGGCGTGGAAAAAGGGCATGCCCGCCGCTTCTTCATGAAAGCTGAACAGGTCCAGGGCGGTTCCCAGTTTTCTATGATCCCGCTTTTTGGCCTCTTCCAGCAGATGGAGGTAGCTTTTCAGCTCTTTTTTGTCGAAAAAGGCGGTTCCGTACAGCCGCTGCAGCATGGGCCGCTCTGAATCCCCTCTCCAATAGGCGCCGGACACCTTCATGAGTTTGAGGGTCTTGACCAGCCCGGTGTTGGGAACGTGAGGGCCGCGGCACAGGTCGGTAAAGCCTCCCTGCTCATAAATGGATATGGTTCCGTCTTCCAGTTCGCTGATCAGCTCTGTTTTAAAGGCGTTGTCCTTGTATAAGTCCAGGGCCTCGGCTTTGCTCAGGGTTTTCCGTACAAAGGGTTTTTTCGCTTTTATGATCTTGTTGATTTCCTGCTCTATCTTGGGAAAGTCGTCTTCCGAGATAGGCGGCATATCAATGTCATAATAAAAACCGTCCTCAATCACCGGCCCAATGGTCAGCTTGGCGTCGGGATACAGGTTAAGGATCGCTTCCGCCATCACGTGAGCGGCGCTGTGACGCATGATGTCCAGACCCTGCTCGTCTTTGGTAGTGATGAAAACAACCGAGGCGTCAGTTTCTATAGGCGTGGACAGGTCCGTCAACTTGCCGTCCACCTCCACGGCGACGCAGTTTCTGGCAAAACCTTCCGAGATGCCCTTGGCCACGTCTTCTCCGGAGACGGGGCCGTCAGACTCCACAATTTTTCCATCAGGCAGGGTAATGTTGATCATTTTACGCTCCACATATATTGAAATTTTTTCACGATAACCGCATTTTCTGAAACTAAGCAATATACGCGCCGTGGTCAAGGCTATTGTTAAAGGGCGGGCATAATTCCCGCAAAAAGAACTTTGGCGCTTAATAACAAGGACTTAATGGCCGATATAGTACATTAAGGCCCCGTTCCGGGAAGGGGCGCCGCCGGTTATTGCAAGTTGACCTCAATCCCATTCCACTCTATAGTGCCTGAAAAAGAGCCGTGGAAAAGGGTTTGGCTCGGAGTCCGTTAGAATTTGAAGTTTGGAGGCGTAAGGATGGATTTGGCTCAACTGGAAGCTATTTACTCTACGCAACTGTCTATCCCCATGTACCAGATCGGCCTGCTGCTGCTGATCAGCACCCTGGCTTTGCTGTTTGGGCGGATCAAAGTTGCACTCATCAACAACTATCTGTTCGCCCTGTACTGGGGCTACATCCTCAACCGGGCGGTCCTGGTGGGCGACAACCTTGAAAACGTCAGCTATTTCACCGCCCTTTATTTCGGCTTTGGCATTATCATCGCCATTTTCGCCGTCGTAGGTTTCATGACCCACAGCGACTAAACCAATCCGGCCAAAAAGAAAACCCCCAACGCAATACATGCTTGCTTTGGGGGCTTGGAAATCAAAAAAACCCGTCATTGCCGGCGGCCGGCGCGATTTTCTTCGCCGCTACCGCTTCGCCTTGGAATCCTTGGGGGGGAAGAAGTACGGCTCTTCCCAGCCGAATTCGTTTATTCTAAACCACTGGTCCTGGTCCACATAGTGAACATAGGTGTTGGATATGGCGTTATCCCCTGCAATGGCGTCAGCTCCGGAGGCGTCTTCATAGGCTTCGGACTCACCCGCCTTTTTGGAAATCGGCGCCCTCTCATGCCAGAAAGGCATGAGAACATGATCTATATTGCCGGCGTTAAGATAGGAATAGATGGTCTGCGCAAACGACACGTTGGCGGTGACTTCCCGAACCCCCTGAAACAGATCCACCTTATCAATATCGTATAGTTCTCCATCCACAAACCAAGCTACTTGAACGTAGGCGTCGTAAATGGAATCATCGCCCTTGTTGGTATAGTCCAGCTCTATGGCGTACATGGGAAAATAGTCGGGAACCCGGTCGAGTATTACCAGATAATCATAATATTCCTGCCCATAAAATTCCAGGGCGGTCAGTTCGAAAGTATTTTCAGTATTGAACTTGATTTCATTTTCAGGATTTTTTACTTCCTCGCCAATCTCGCTGACCAGGCATCTGGGTGCAATCTCATAGCGGTCCAGATCCTCCAAGGCTCCGCCGAAACCTATCATAAAATACCCCGTCTCGCCGGTGGCGAGGCAATATTGGCTATACCCGCTGCTCGCGAGCACCAAAGGCCTCTGGGA
Proteins encoded in this window:
- a CDS encoding NYN domain-containing protein, whose product is MTKVNFLVDGFNLYHSTREAQQKIGNSTKWLNLKEMLFSYHPHYTKVAGQKVTLGDVYYFSAFARHRIPFDPDVVKRHKALIKCFEDTGVIIQMHEFKRKNARCPSCKHAWHTHEEKETDVAIAVKLMELYANNSCGMIVILSGDTDIAPAVKTSNVLYPDKKTIFAFPYGRKNESLKSLSPDSFKVKSSAYQKHQFPDPYQCSDGKIVVKPKNW
- a CDS encoding glycosyltransferase family 39 protein → MEDNSKYTRLALAWILGWTIFRLVYSAAFLLSPDETNYWQWGRHLAWGYHDQAPLLGWAIRLSTEIFGVNEFAVRLPSVLSMGVASAYLVLLAGRYFSGRVAVAAALLTQGVLEFNVGGLLATCDGLQAMAWAGATWHGARACEDHEWKQWLSTGFWFGFGLLSKFTMVIFGPGLLIYMIFSKEHRGRLASIKPYAGVVFGLLMFAPVLYWNAAHGWNSARHVAYIGGAGESFTLHFKYFGDLMGSQAALLSPLVFILALWAWIRVIKRDYNRRKWIIPLLFWTSFPMFAGFTLLSFHTRIYGNWPGAAYLGACVLAAAFFSNAKPRLWKWTLGISYAFTILVLVQVVFPILPLSPDLDRPATELGGWDEIGEKAAAMQAEMPDPDNTFLFGFRYQEASELAFYVPGRPETVSINKWKRPNVYDYWWKDEDLMGMDAIGVSRHDNEVKKLRKVFESVSAPVPLELYRKKPFKAEPELVRTVYLYKAYGFKGGLRWEPPKGSKDIRKSS
- the thrS gene encoding threonine--tRNA ligase translates to MINITLPDGKIVESDGPVSGEDVAKGISEGFARNCVAVEVDGKLTDLSTPIETDASVVFITTKDEQGLDIMRHSAAHVMAEAILNLYPDAKLTIGPVIEDGFYYDIDMPPISEDDFPKIEQEINKIIKAKKPFVRKTLSKAEALDLYKDNAFKTELISELEDGTISIYEQGGFTDLCRGPHVPNTGLVKTLKLMKVSGAYWRGDSERPMLQRLYGTAFFDKKELKSYLHLLEEAKKRDHRKLGTALDLFSFHEEAAGMPFFHARGMELWNALLAYWREEHKKAGYVETKTPIMLNKSLWERSGHWENYRENMYTSLIEDFDYAIKPMNCPGGMLLYKTKHHSYNDLPIRAGEIGLVHRHELSGVLSGLFRVRAFHQDDAHIFMTEEMIEDEILGVLQLVERMYSTFGLGFHLELSTRPEKSIGTDEQWEKATEGLRAALDKSGRDYKINEGDGAFYGPKIDIHIKDALGRTWQCGTIQLDMNLPERFDLTYVGADNQRHRPVMIHRVIYGSIERFLGILIEHYAGKFPLWLSPCQAVVLAMNDDVAGYAKEVKARLEEAGLRMEIDLRAESINKKVRDAQLSKIPLMLTVGGKEEAAQTLAVRTLDGKVKYGVTIDDFLDKVLPHIETRNPDLVEF